A single window of Kitasatospora sp. HUAS MG31 DNA harbors:
- a CDS encoding SRPBCC family protein, with amino-acid sequence MDRQWAVEESATVAVRPEVAYRAVAELRRMGEWSPECRAVWVRRGPAGVGTRFVGWNRKGWLLWFTTGRVTVADQGREFAFRVVTFGLPVAEWGYRFQPAGDGGSTVTEYWTDLRRGRGARLTEVLGRIFSGTRAEDRAAVNRAGMRTTLERLRHSLEGRSTEGRQAR; translated from the coding sequence ATGGACCGTCAGTGGGCAGTCGAGGAGAGCGCAACCGTCGCCGTCCGGCCGGAGGTCGCCTACCGGGCGGTGGCCGAGCTCCGCCGGATGGGCGAGTGGAGCCCGGAGTGCCGGGCCGTGTGGGTGCGCCGGGGGCCGGCCGGGGTGGGCACCCGGTTCGTGGGCTGGAACCGCAAGGGGTGGCTCCTGTGGTTCACCACCGGCCGGGTCACGGTGGCCGACCAGGGCCGCGAGTTCGCCTTCCGGGTGGTCACCTTCGGCCTGCCGGTGGCCGAGTGGGGGTACCGGTTCCAGCCGGCCGGGGACGGTGGCAGCACGGTCACCGAGTACTGGACGGACCTGCGGCGCGGACGCGGCGCCCGGCTGACCGAGGTGCTCGGCCGGATCTTCTCCGGCACCCGTGCCGAGGACCGGGCCGCGGTGAACCGGGCAGGGATGCGGACCACCCTGGAGCGGCTGCGCCACTCGCTGGAGGGCCGCTCGACGGAGGGCCGACAGGCCCGGTAG